The window CTATTGTTATTGTTTGAGAAGCCCTTCTTACCTGATTTGTACGATTTTGCTTCTGCAGTAGGTGTGTCTGAAACTAATAGTGTCGCACCAACAGACGCAAACATGAGTGTCGCTGCAAAAAGAGCAGCAAGAATTTTTTTCATTACTTACATTCCTCCAACATAATCTTTTATTTTGTCATAAAATAGTTCTTAATAGTAAGTTTACATGAACTTATGGGAAAAACAAAATAATCGCTTCAGTAAATTATGAAATAACAAAATGTGTCTCTATAAAAGATAGGAATACACACAGAATGGGGTGAACATAATGATTCAATCATTAGTAGTATTAATAGCATTATTTTTAATATTGTATTTAACAGAGAAAAGACGATTTATCAATGTAGTAGTACTTGGCCTACTAGGGTTGTTTGTGTTGAGAGAAATAATCGTGTATTACCCTGTATTGATCCCGAATGAGCAGGGAATCATTTCGGAGATGGGGATAGTAATTCTACTAGGAAGTTTCCCTAGTGTAATGTTTGTCTTGTCGATTGCTATGTTTTTTAATAGTAAAGTTTTACTTGAAAAAGAAGGACGGAAATTTCGGAATTTATTACTAGCTATTATTGGTTTGTGCTTTTTTATCATGATGATTTGGTATGTATTTATTATTTTTAATCATATTGAAAATGAAGTTTGGCATATCCTTTTCTTCTATGCATTTTTGATTTTTGGATATACAATGTTTTTATATACGAGCGTGATGGCCTACGCAACCGTTTACCATTTTACACCTATTACCTATGAACCTAACTATATTATTGCGCTTGGTTCAGGGCTAATTGGTGACAAAGTGCCACCTCTTTTAGCTAGTCGTTTAGATGAAGCGGTGAAGCAATATAAAAAGTACGGTGAACGTCCTGTTATTATCGTCTCAGGTGGGCAAGGTAATGACGAAAAAGTATCTGAGGCATGTGCCATGAAAAAATATATAGTTGATGTGCACCAATTACCAGATCAAAAAGTACTAATGGAAGATAAATCGACGAATACTGCACAAAATATGGCCTTCTCCAAAGTAATAATGGATAAACATGCACAGGGAAGAAAATATCGTTCTTTGTTTGTCACAAATAATTTTCATGTGTTTCGTGCAAGTATTTATGCAAAAAGGGCGAAAATCGATGCCGAAGGTGTTGGCTCAAAAACAGCTTTTTATTATATACCTAATGCTTTTACTCGCGAATTTATTGGTTTATTAGAAATGTATAAATGGGTTCATGTCACTGTCTTTTTATTCATTACATTATTTGTAGGAATAATACTGAGAGCGTATGTGTAACCATTCTTGAACTGCCTTCCATATAATGATGATAAGGCAGTTTTTTTTACATAGCGCGCAAGGGAGGGAAAACAATGTATGGTCAATTTTTAGCAAAGCAAAATAAGGAACGAATTAAGTCCTTACAACAGCTAACAACAACACAAAATACATGGTTTGCACAAAACATCGCATTACTGACTTTTGAGGAAGTGCAACTAACGACCTTGCAAAAAATGATGTATCAAGTTGTTCAAGGTCTTTTAAGGAAAAATCAGCAACGCCATCTACAAATTGTGCACCCAGAGCAGACACAGACGGTAAAGGAGAATGTATTAACTCTTTTAGCTGAATATGATGATTTGTTACGTGAAGCAATCCCTCTCCCGATGTATATTTTAATTTGGCAAATTACTTCACTCGAGAAATTAGCTTATACAACTGAGGTTGTTGACGATGTACTGGATGTGGTGGAATGGTATTTTACTCATCAAGATGGAGAAGTTGAAGTATTTGAAGAGGAAGATCTAGATCATGAAGAAATAATTGACTTATATAAAGAAGCGATCGAAGAAAAAGATGCAGAAGCGCAATTTGAGCTTGGAGAATATTATAGTGCAGATGACGATGCATCTTTTCAGCCTGAAAAATCGATCAAGTGGTTCGAATTAGCAGCATTGCAGGGCAATGCTGATGCCCAATATGTACTTGGTAACTATTATTTTGAGGGTATCGGTGTGCCAGAAAATATTGATCGTGCGTTCTCATTCTATAAGGCTGCAGCAAAACAAGGGCATGCAGATGCTGCGAATAACTTAGCTGATATGTATTTTAATGGTGAGGGTGTACCAGAAAATATGGTACTTGCGAAGCAGTGGTTCGACTTCGCCGCAGCACAAGGTGTAGCAGAATCTATATTTACATTAGGTATTATGTATGAGCAAGGCTTAGGTGTGACAATTGACGAAGAACAAGCATTTCTTTCCTATAAGAAATCGGCCGAATCAGGTTATGTAGAGGCACAATATAGACTTGGTGGAATATATTTAGAGGGACAGTTAGGACAAATACGAGATGTAAATCGTGGTTTGTATTGGTATGAAAAGGCTGCAGTACAATATCATGTAGATGCCTTTTATGACTTAGGTTTTATTTGGAGTAAAGGCTTAACAGGTATTCGTAATATAGAAAAAGGCATTCATTGGTTCAAACAAGCAGCACTTCAAGGAGACCCAGAAGCGAAATTACAACTTGGACATATATATAACAAGGGAGAAGGTATTCCGCGAAACATTAAAGAAGCTAAAAAATGGTATGGGCTTGCAGTTGAAGCTGGTATCGAAGAAGCCACTATTTTACTTGAAGAATTAGATAAATTGTAAATTTAATTTAAATAACATATAGGTATTTAAAACTATTATAGACATTGGTTTATATAGTCTTAAAAGACTTCCTGTGAATTTTTTCTAGGATAGTACACATAGTATGTGGATATTAGTTTATTGGTAAAAAAAAAATGATGGCTAGTTTTATGTTAGAGGTAACAAGGAAACAATTAAAGCCGTAAAACGTGAAAAAGTAGAGTGTAATGATTAAGGCTACTCCAAAAATCAGGAGTAGCCTTTTTAGTATTTATGTATTATTTTGGTAAGTATAGAATATTTAGTAAACCAAATCAAGGCGTAAAATGGAAAAATGTGTTTAATATAAAATTGACAATCAGGGATAAAATCTATAATGTATATGAGGTGTTTTGAAATTATGAATTAGTGTATTTTTGATTATTTTTGTGAAATTATATTATGTTATTTTATTATAATAATAACTATGCTAATGGAATCTTTTCAAATATTTATAAATATATATTGGTAAACGGATATAGTATTTGGCTCAGCTTTTTAAAGTAAATGTTAATGAAAGAGGGAAAATGTGTGATTTTTCAAAAACAGAAAAAGGCAACGGCATTAGATTTGCAACTATACACAGTTAAAATGGATATTTCTAACCGACAGCCCATGGTAAAGCAGATTGAAATGCTTAATTTAACGAAACAAGATTTACAATATTTAAAGGCTTTCCAACCATTTGTTGAAGACAATATTAATCACATTGTTGACCGATTTTATGACATGATTGTAACTGAGCGCAGTTTAGTAGATATCATGAATAGACATAGTTCTGTGGAAAAGCTGAAAGTCACACTCCGTCGTCATATTATTGAAATGTTTAATGGCAGTATAGATGAAGAATTTTATACAAGACGCATCAATATTGCGAAAGTACATGTACACATTGGACTTAGAACACAATGGTATATTTGTGCTTTCCAAGATTTAACCATGTCATTTATGGACTTAGTAGAAAAACATGTAGAACATCCGATGGACCAATTCAATACGATGCGTGCTATATCTAAGATTTCAAATTTTGAACAACAACTTGTCTTAGAATCATTTGAGAATACAGTTGTCCAGCTGAAGGAAAATGTAGAACGAGAAAAAGAAGAGGTCGAGAAAAAAATTGTAGAGTCTTCAGAAGGGCTTGCTACGATCTCTCAGGAAACAAATGCTTCCTTCCATCTTTTGAATAGGCAATCTGATGAAATTAAGCAACTGGCGAAAAAATCTCTTCAAGTGTCCACTTTAGCGGAAAGCCAGGCGCTAGAAGGTCGGGAACGATTACAAAATCAATCCATGAATATGAATAATATTATTCATTCACTCGATGATATTACAGATAACGTTGAGCAATTGTCAGATATGTCAAAGGAAATGGAATCGATCATGAATGTTGTAACAAATATTGCGAACCAAACAAACCTACTAGCATTAAATGCTGCGATTGAAGCAGCTCGAGCTGGGGATGCAGGAAAAGGTTTTAGTGTTGTGGCAGATGAAGTACGAAAATTATCCGATCAAACGAAGGAATCGGTCACAGCGGTTGCGAGATTATTGCAGAAAACGAATGAGCGGACAGATAAGCTCGTTCATTCACTTAGTAATATTCAGGAAGAAGTAGCGTCTGGTGAAGAAAATATGGTACAGACTGAAGGTCAATTCAATAAAATATTGGATGCTATGACAGAATCAAAATGTCAAAATGACCTTATGGAAAAGGAAGTACAGGCTGTTGCAGAGATTTTAAGTGAGCTTGGACTTTCTTTTAATGAAGTCACTAATTCTGCCGACAAATTAGCGAACTTCGCCCAAAATTTAAATTAAACTAGTAATTTAACTGCTTTTGTCACAGAAGATGAAGCTAACTAAAAGATGATAATGAGGCTGGGACAAAAGAGAAAAAGTGTTAGATTGACTGCTGTCGATCTAACACTTTTTTGCTGTAAGCGTTGATGTCCGCTACGGCGGACGCCTTCCGGGGGCGTGGCCTGACCCTGTAGTCTCAGGCGTCATGCTAATCCCCCCAGGAGTTGTCGCCTTCGCTACCATCAACTAGTACTCTCTTCTGAATTTTATTGATTCCAAAAGGAAGAACGTCTAAATTTTACTTCATTTTTAGATGCAAAAAAATTTAATAACGCCCTTTGCTCCTCTTTCTTAAAATTTAAAGTTATGTCCCAGCCTCTTTCTTTTTTAAAAGGGGAAGTTAACACTAATTTACAAGTGTTTAGCGTAGTAAATATCGATGATAATACACAATAATGTACTAGATGATTTAGAAAATTAGAAAATAATTCAAGAAAAAGAAGGTCTTTAGATATATTTTTCTGAAATTAATTTATTTCTTTAGGATGTTAGTCGTATTTTACTCTTGAATTTAAATAAGAAAATTCCGATAATTAGTGTACAGAAACTGTTCAGTTGGTATTTTTATAATAATAGAAGATTTCGTCATATCTACTATTCAACTTGCATATTAAGATAGAAAGCCGAGGTGAATCATATGAAACTATCAAATTTAATACAACAAGAAAGTATTTCAAATAACCACATTCGTAAAAAGATTTTACAGCGAAAAGAGGCAGGAAATGCGTATCGAAAAAATGCACAGTATTTCCAACCGAAGAAAAATCCTTTATTACTAGAGCTTGAAAATCTCTTATTAGGACGTAAAGATCAAGATTTATATGAGCAACATAAAGAAGAGGAAAAGGAAGTAACGCTACAACAGCGAGCAATGATTAGTGACTTACAGCAAACTGAAAAAAACGTGCGTGCTCATGAGCAAGTGTATAAAGCTGTAAGTGGTGATAAAGCTGGAGCATTTTCTTATACGCAATCAATAGAATCAGAGAATGAGCTTAATAGTTCAGATGAAGAGGTTGCTCTAACTGCAGATGCTGGCGTTGTACCCTATGATACTCTACTGATTTTAGAACAAGTTAAGCGTGCTGCACTGGCACCGGTAGCCCCATCAACGCAAGATTTACGTGTGGCTGTAAGTGTAGATGCTCAAATACAGCAAATACAAGCGAAAGTAAATGGCTTGGATGCAGATGTGAGTGAGCGATTCAAGGAAGAACCTACTTTTGGGCGAGAAATTATTGAAGTAAAGGTACCAGAACGGTTTGCGAAGGAATTGAAATTGGATCCATTTGCAGATACAATTTTCGGTAAGAGCTATGAGGAAGCATTCAAGGCACGGACATTCAAAAGTGCATCGGCAAAGTATGCTACTCATATTCAAATGGCGAAAAATGGCTATCAACCTGGGAACAATTCAATGTTTTCAATGACTGCCTAACGCTATAGATGGGGGATTTTAATTGTGGCAAAGGCAAAGCATACGAAAACAAATGCTGTAAGATTATTAGAGCAGCAAAAAATACAATTTGATGTCATGGAATATGAAACTGAGGACGGTCAAGTGGACGGAGTGTCAGTAGCTGGAAAAATTGGTCATCCTGCTTCACGCGTTTTTAAAACTTTAGTGGCAAAGGCCGGAACTCAAAATCTCTTTGTTTTTGTTATTCCAGTGGCAGAGGAATTGGACTTAAAAGCAGCTGCAAAAGTCGTTGGTGAGAAAAAAATCGAAATGCTTGCTGTGAAAGAGTTACTTGGCTATACAGGTTATATACGCGGCGGGTGCTCACCGGTAGGTATGAAGAAGCTTTATCCAACAGTCATTGATGCATCTGCGCGTGAGCAAGGGAGCATTATTGTCAGTGCAGGTAAAATCGGCATGCAAATTCATGTACAGCTCGATGATTTAATGGCAGTGACAAAGGCACAGCTTGCACCCATTACAACTATCCATTATTAATATTATGGATAGTTTTTTGATGAATAGAAATGCTTTGGTCAAGCATATTTTCGCGCTGGTGTAACTAACAACGCTCAGGAGACTTCAACCATTAGAGATACTTAAGGAATCCGAACTGTATTCTTTCATTATCTAGAAAATATGATACAGTTAGAGCAATATCTTACATAGAGGAAGGATTACGAATGCGAAAAATTACGGGATGGCGCTGGACTTTTTTTATCGGTGGCATGATGATTATGGCACTTGGCATTACGATGTCCATTAAGGGGAAAATTGTTGGAACGAGTCCGTGGGATGTTTTACATGTAGGTTTGTTTCAAAATTTTGGTTTGACAATTGGGACTTGGTCTATTTTAACGGGATTTTTGATAGTTGTTTCAACTTCGCTAGTGTTACGAGAATGGCCCAAAATTGGTACGTGGTTAAATATGTTGCTGATTGGTTCATTTATCGATGTCTTTAACTGGCTATTGCCGTCAACGGAAATCTATGGATTACAGATCACTTATTTTGTGCTGGGCTTATTTGTTTTAAGCTTTGGCTGTGGTATGTATATAGCGCCAAATATGGGTGCTGGTCCAAGGGACACCTTAATGATGATTCTTGTTGAAAAGTTTGGTGGAACTATTAAAACAGCGCGAATGGGTATAGAGGTACTTGTTACAATTCTAGGAGGGTTACTGGGTGGCCCTGTTGGTGTTGGGACAGTATTAATTGCCTTAACTTCTGGTTATATTGTGCAATATTCATTGCCATATTGTCGAAAAGTTTTAATGAAATGTATCGGTAATATGGAGGGCATGATGTAATATAA of the Lysinibacillus fusiformis genome contains:
- a CDS encoding globin-coupled sensor protein, yielding MIFQKQKKATALDLQLYTVKMDISNRQPMVKQIEMLNLTKQDLQYLKAFQPFVEDNINHIVDRFYDMIVTERSLVDIMNRHSSVEKLKVTLRRHIIEMFNGSIDEEFYTRRINIAKVHVHIGLRTQWYICAFQDLTMSFMDLVEKHVEHPMDQFNTMRAISKISNFEQQLVLESFENTVVQLKENVEREKEEVEKKIVESSEGLATISQETNASFHLLNRQSDEIKQLAKKSLQVSTLAESQALEGRERLQNQSMNMNNIIHSLDDITDNVEQLSDMSKEMESIMNVVTNIANQTNLLALNAAIEAARAGDAGKGFSVVADEVRKLSDQTKESVTAVARLLQKTNERTDKLVHSLSNIQEEVASGEENMVQTEGQFNKILDAMTESKCQNDLMEKEVQAVAEILSELGLSFNEVTNSADKLANFAQNLN
- a CDS encoding YdcF family protein gives rise to the protein MIQSLVVLIALFLILYLTEKRRFINVVVLGLLGLFVLREIIVYYPVLIPNEQGIISEMGIVILLGSFPSVMFVLSIAMFFNSKVLLEKEGRKFRNLLLAIIGLCFFIMMIWYVFIIFNHIENEVWHILFFYAFLIFGYTMFLYTSVMAYATVYHFTPITYEPNYIIALGSGLIGDKVPPLLASRLDEAVKQYKKYGERPVIIVSGGQGNDEKVSEACAMKKYIVDVHQLPDQKVLMEDKSTNTAQNMAFSKVIMDKHAQGRKYRSLFVTNNFHVFRASIYAKRAKIDAEGVGSKTAFYYIPNAFTREFIGLLEMYKWVHVTVFLFITLFVGIILRAYV
- the ybaK gene encoding Cys-tRNA(Pro) deacylase → MAKAKHTKTNAVRLLEQQKIQFDVMEYETEDGQVDGVSVAGKIGHPASRVFKTLVAKAGTQNLFVFVIPVAEELDLKAAAKVVGEKKIEMLAVKELLGYTGYIRGGCSPVGMKKLYPTVIDASAREQGSIIVSAGKIGMQIHVQLDDLMAVTKAQLAPITTIHY
- a CDS encoding SEL1-like repeat protein, with amino-acid sequence MYGQFLAKQNKERIKSLQQLTTTQNTWFAQNIALLTFEEVQLTTLQKMMYQVVQGLLRKNQQRHLQIVHPEQTQTVKENVLTLLAEYDDLLREAIPLPMYILIWQITSLEKLAYTTEVVDDVLDVVEWYFTHQDGEVEVFEEEDLDHEEIIDLYKEAIEEKDAEAQFELGEYYSADDDASFQPEKSIKWFELAALQGNADAQYVLGNYYFEGIGVPENIDRAFSFYKAAAKQGHADAANNLADMYFNGEGVPENMVLAKQWFDFAAAQGVAESIFTLGIMYEQGLGVTIDEEQAFLSYKKSAESGYVEAQYRLGGIYLEGQLGQIRDVNRGLYWYEKAAVQYHVDAFYDLGFIWSKGLTGIRNIEKGIHWFKQAALQGDPEAKLQLGHIYNKGEGIPRNIKEAKKWYGLAVEAGIEEATILLEELDKL
- a CDS encoding putative metalloprotease CJM1_0395 family protein, with the protein product MKLSNLIQQESISNNHIRKKILQRKEAGNAYRKNAQYFQPKKNPLLLELENLLLGRKDQDLYEQHKEEEKEVTLQQRAMISDLQQTEKNVRAHEQVYKAVSGDKAGAFSYTQSIESENELNSSDEEVALTADAGVVPYDTLLILEQVKRAALAPVAPSTQDLRVAVSVDAQIQQIQAKVNGLDADVSERFKEEPTFGREIIEVKVPERFAKELKLDPFADTIFGKSYEEAFKARTFKSASAKYATHIQMAKNGYQPGNNSMFSMTA
- a CDS encoding YczE/YyaS/YitT family protein yields the protein MRKITGWRWTFFIGGMMIMALGITMSIKGKIVGTSPWDVLHVGLFQNFGLTIGTWSILTGFLIVVSTSLVLREWPKIGTWLNMLLIGSFIDVFNWLLPSTEIYGLQITYFVLGLFVLSFGCGMYIAPNMGAGPRDTLMMILVEKFGGTIKTARMGIEVLVTILGGLLGGPVGVGTVLIALTSGYIVQYSLPYCRKVLMKCIGNMEGMM